A region of Alphaproteobacteria bacterium DNA encodes the following proteins:
- a CDS encoding outer membrane protein assembly factor BamD yields MLTLTLLCVLGLAFAGCSGGDEEVYVERPVEDLYNEAMDLLLAESYDAAAAAFEEVERQHPYSVWATKAQLMSAFAHYQSTNYDETVLAAERFIELHPGSSDAPYARYLVGLSFYEQISDVGRDQRNTELALEAFEDVVLRYPDTRYARDAALKISLARDHLAGKEMEVGRTYQGLEFYLAAINRFRNVISEYETTSHAPEALLRLTECYLALGVVGEAQAAAAVLGHNFPGSQWYREAYVLLQEEELEPRLNESSWLARIF; encoded by the coding sequence GTGCTGACGTTGACCCTCCTTTGCGTGCTCGGCTTGGCCTTTGCCGGTTGCAGCGGCGGTGACGAGGAAGTTTATGTCGAGCGCCCCGTGGAGGACCTCTATAACGAGGCTATGGATCTGCTGTTGGCGGAATCCTACGATGCGGCTGCGGCCGCCTTCGAGGAAGTCGAGCGACAGCATCCCTATTCGGTTTGGGCCACGAAAGCGCAGTTGATGTCGGCCTTCGCCCATTACCAAAGCACCAATTACGATGAGACCGTGCTGGCAGCGGAGCGCTTCATCGAGCTACATCCGGGCAGCAGTGACGCGCCCTACGCGCGCTATCTCGTCGGCTTGTCGTTCTACGAGCAGATCTCCGACGTCGGCCGGGATCAGCGCAACACGGAATTGGCGCTCGAAGCCTTCGAAGACGTCGTTCTACGCTATCCCGATACACGCTATGCCCGCGATGCCGCTCTCAAGATTTCTCTGGCCCGCGATCATTTGGCGGGCAAGGAGATGGAAGTCGGGCGAACATACCAGGGCCTCGAATTCTACCTTGCGGCCATCAACCGCTTTCGCAACGTTATCAGCGAGTATGAGACCACAAGCCACGCGCCGGAGGCCCTGCTGCGTCTGACCGAGTGCTATCTCGCGCTTGGCGTGGTTGGCGAGGCGCAGGCGGCGGCGGCGGTGTTGGGCCATAACTTTCCGGGCAGCCAATGGTACCGCGAGGCATACGTGCTGCTGCAGGAAGAGGAACTTGAGCCGCGCCTGAACGAGAGCTCGTGGCTGGCGCGGATTTTCTGA
- a CDS encoding cyclase family protein gives MKNLKFLAVAGLVGAAMTVSTAASACSTDDLDGCIGKPWVDGNVMETPLGSKWWPNAMWGEGDQAGSTNWFKKSDVVLRAIAQIKQGKTLTLGHDYHADMPLFGARKFALRIPGTPTGGPYGPNAIMWNDEFLATEIGQVGTQFDGLGHIGVQVGANGDKNEMRWYNGFSAAEMGSPYGLLKLGIEHLHPIVARGILIDVAGYRGIDSMEAGEVISMDDVRGALAKQGMSDYSGMPGDAIIFRTGWESHWEDPATYNAGCPGTGMEVARWVAEDIQAGVTGADTWPGDAVPNPDPACVFCVHQYLQTRHGIINQENMKLAEAASMGVYQFAYFYSPSPIRGATGSMGAPVAIY, from the coding sequence ATGAAAAACCTCAAGTTTCTTGCCGTTGCCGGCCTTGTCGGCGCGGCTATGACCGTCAGCACCGCGGCAAGCGCATGTTCGACGGATGATCTCGACGGCTGCATCGGCAAGCCGTGGGTCGACGGCAACGTCATGGAAACCCCGCTCGGCTCCAAGTGGTGGCCGAACGCAATGTGGGGCGAGGGCGACCAAGCCGGCTCGACCAACTGGTTCAAGAAGTCTGACGTCGTGCTGCGCGCTATCGCGCAGATCAAGCAGGGCAAGACCCTGACGCTGGGCCATGACTACCACGCGGACATGCCACTATTCGGTGCGCGTAAGTTCGCGCTGCGCATTCCGGGCACGCCGACGGGTGGCCCTTACGGTCCCAATGCGATCATGTGGAACGACGAATTCCTGGCTACTGAAATCGGCCAGGTTGGCACGCAGTTCGATGGTCTCGGCCATATCGGCGTGCAGGTCGGCGCCAACGGCGATAAGAACGAAATGCGCTGGTATAACGGCTTCTCAGCGGCCGAGATGGGCAGCCCATACGGCCTGCTGAAGCTTGGCATCGAGCACCTACATCCAATCGTCGCGCGTGGCATCCTGATTGATGTCGCCGGCTATCGCGGCATCGACAGCATGGAGGCTGGCGAGGTCATCAGCATGGACGACGTGCGCGGCGCGTTGGCCAAGCAGGGCATGAGCGACTACTCTGGAATGCCTGGTGACGCCATCATCTTCCGCACCGGCTGGGAGAGCCATTGGGAAGACCCGGCCACCTACAATGCCGGCTGCCCCGGCACCGGCATGGAAGTGGCGCGCTGGGTTGCCGAGGACATTCAGGCTGGCGTGACCGGTGCCGATACCTGGCCCGGCGATGCGGTTCCGAACCCGGATCCGGCCTGTGTCTTCTGCGTGCATCAGTACCTGCAGACCCGGCACGGTATCATCAACCAAGAGAACATGAAGCTCGCCGAGGCGGCCTCCATGGGCGTCTATCAGTTCGCCTACTTCTACAGCCCGTCTCCGATTCGCGGCGCCACGGGCTCGATGGGCGCACCGGTGGCGATCTACTAA
- a CDS encoding PotD/PotF family extracellular solute-binding protein → MQRSNPIRCLTRRRFGALAGCAAAAAILPLPAQAQRERELNIYCWEGYDSSNVLEPFRQRFNCQVRSERNTSDPDAVERLRAGETAIWDLVTLNNPWARKVLDPEGLLVPLERERYEAYQAHMLPTFRAPYRWTTSEDGERLLGMVQRFGPFNFVVNTRHISRELAEDQGLALFRDPAMNGRYAVLTYDNWNILHICIAAGIDPFRPHSEDELARFRSVAQQLLGNARFLTDDAWLINNALINGEINSYFSGGTYTASPVRLDGLRHICGITPNSGPMDGKGGVNWVEITSAVANPELSPRAFDFLDYVQQPETAKTVALAEGTYNPVSQMGNPAVLKLFNAHELDALQWYSLETDMARCVDYDINPDYELMLGLYNDAKRQVG, encoded by the coding sequence ATGCAGAGGTCGAACCCGATCCGTTGTTTGACACGCCGCCGCTTCGGAGCCCTGGCAGGATGTGCGGCGGCGGCGGCAATACTGCCTCTGCCGGCCCAGGCCCAACGCGAGCGCGAACTCAACATCTATTGCTGGGAGGGCTACGATTCGAGCAACGTACTCGAGCCATTCCGCCAGCGCTTCAATTGCCAGGTACGCTCCGAGCGCAATACCTCGGACCCTGATGCGGTCGAGCGCCTACGAGCCGGTGAAACGGCGATCTGGGACTTGGTGACGCTTAACAATCCCTGGGCACGCAAAGTGCTCGACCCGGAAGGTCTGCTGGTGCCGCTCGAGCGCGAGCGCTACGAAGCCTATCAGGCGCACATGCTGCCCACCTTCCGCGCACCTTACCGCTGGACAACCAGCGAAGATGGCGAACGCCTGCTCGGCATGGTGCAACGCTTCGGTCCCTTCAATTTTGTGGTTAACACCAGGCACATCTCACGGGAATTAGCCGAGGATCAGGGTCTAGCCCTGTTTCGCGACCCAGCCATGAATGGGCGATACGCGGTTCTTACCTATGACAATTGGAACATTCTGCATATCTGTATCGCCGCCGGTATTGACCCCTTCAGACCGCATAGCGAGGACGAGCTTGCGCGATTCCGCAGTGTGGCCCAACAGCTGTTAGGCAATGCCCGTTTCCTTACCGACGACGCTTGGCTGATCAACAATGCGCTAATTAACGGAGAGATTAACAGCTATTTCTCGGGCGGCACCTACACCGCTTCACCGGTCCGCCTAGACGGCTTGCGCCATATCTGCGGCATCACTCCGAACAGCGGTCCCATGGACGGTAAGGGCGGCGTCAACTGGGTGGAGATCACCTCGGCAGTGGCCAATCCGGAGCTGTCGCCACGCGCTTTTGACTTCCTCGACTATGTGCAACAGCCCGAAACGGCCAAGACTGTCGCCCTTGCTGAAGGCACCTACAATCCGGTCAGCCAGATGGGCAATCCGGCCGTCCTGAAACTGTTCAACGCGCACGAACTCGACGCCCTGCAGTGGTACTCGCTGGAAACTGATATGGCACGCTGTGTCGATTACGACATCAACCCTGACTATGAACTCATGCTCGGCCTCTACAACGATGCCAAGCGGCAAGTGGGTTGA
- the hisN gene encoding histidinol-phosphatase → MTTMINDGELASLLAFADTLADAARTVVLRHFRQTLAVDQKDAAIARIQPVTIADREAEAAIHERIEAHFPEHGILGEEHGSTRPEAPWQWVVDPIDGTRAFIAGMPLFGILIGLTFEGHPVLGLVDQPVLGERFVGSATGATLNGNAIAARTCPRLDEAVMAMTDPVMMASPAQRALFESLRRHAAVTQFGGNCYAYAMLAAGVVDLVMEGDLKPWDVCALVPLIEAAGGVITSWDGGPALGSSHILACGDAALHAVLLPRFAAAAPISG, encoded by the coding sequence ATGACGACCATGATTAACGACGGCGAACTGGCCTCGCTGCTAGCCTTTGCAGACACGCTGGCTGACGCAGCACGGACCGTCGTGCTGCGCCATTTTCGCCAGACCCTTGCAGTGGACCAGAAAGACGCCGCGATAGCACGCATACAACCGGTCACCATCGCAGACAGGGAGGCCGAAGCCGCCATCCACGAACGCATCGAGGCCCATTTTCCCGAGCATGGCATTCTCGGTGAGGAACATGGCAGCACGCGTCCCGAGGCGCCGTGGCAGTGGGTCGTCGATCCTATCGACGGCACCCGCGCCTTTATCGCCGGTATGCCATTGTTTGGCATTCTCATCGGTCTCACCTTCGAGGGTCACCCGGTGCTCGGACTCGTCGATCAGCCGGTGCTCGGCGAAAGGTTCGTGGGCAGCGCCACGGGCGCCACGCTGAACGGCAACGCCATCGCTGCCCGCACCTGCCCACGGCTGGACGAGGCGGTAATGGCCATGACCGATCCCGTGATGATGGCGAGCCCGGCCCAGCGCGCCCTCTTCGAAAGCCTGCGCCGACACGCTGCCGTCACCCAGTTCGGCGGTAACTGCTATGCTTACGCCATGCTCGCAGCGGGCGTGGTGGACCTGGTAATGGAAGGCGATCTCAAGCCCTGGGACGTCTGCGCTCTGGTACCACTTATTGAGGCCGCCGGCGGCGTCATCACTTCTTGGGATGGCGGCCCGGCGCTCGGCAGCAGCCACATCCTCGCCTGCGGCGATGCGGCGTTGCACGCCGTACTGCTACCGCGCTTTGCTGCGGCGGCGCCTATAAGCGGCTAA
- the pcaD gene encoding 3-oxoadipate enol-lactonase, which yields MTETIAVNGIDIAYRWDGPKGAPVLTLSNSLASSYAMWDMQVPALIPSWRVLRYDTRGHGASGVSEGAYSMDMLARDVIGLWDALGVEKSAFCGLSLGGMTGQQLGIAHGERLTGLVLCDTIAKWPDGVTAIWNGRVRSAQQAGMGPLVEPTLERWFTKTYRERRPAVLDAVAEMIANTPVAGYVGASIGIVKIGFLERLSSISVPTLVIVGADDPATTVEASEAIQSRIPGAELAVVGEAAHLSNVEQPEAFNAALLEFLSRL from the coding sequence ATGACAGAGACCATAGCCGTCAACGGCATCGATATCGCTTACCGCTGGGATGGTCCGAAAGGCGCACCCGTGCTGACACTGAGCAACAGCTTGGCGTCCAGCTACGCCATGTGGGACATGCAGGTGCCGGCACTCATCCCGTCGTGGCGCGTGTTGCGCTACGACACCCGCGGCCATGGCGCCAGCGGCGTCAGCGAGGGCGCCTACAGCATGGATATGCTGGCCAGGGACGTGATTGGCCTATGGGATGCACTCGGTGTGGAAAAAAGCGCCTTCTGTGGCCTATCGCTGGGCGGCATGACTGGCCAGCAACTAGGCATCGCGCACGGCGAACGGCTCACCGGGTTGGTGCTTTGTGACACCATCGCCAAATGGCCGGATGGGGTGACGGCGATCTGGAACGGGCGCGTGCGCTCTGCCCAGCAGGCGGGCATGGGGCCACTGGTCGAGCCAACACTGGAGCGCTGGTTCACCAAGACCTACCGAGAGCGCCGCCCGGCGGTGCTGGACGCGGTCGCGGAGATGATTGCCAATACGCCCGTGGCGGGCTATGTCGGCGCTTCCATCGGGATCGTCAAGATCGGTTTTCTCGAGCGTTTGTCGTCGATTTCTGTGCCAACTCTGGTGATTGTCGGCGCCGACGATCCGGCGACGACAGTGGAAGCCTCGGAGGCCATTCAGTCACGCATTCCCGGTGCTGAGCTGGCGGTAGTCGGCGAGGCGGCGCATCTTTCCAATGTCGAGCAGCCCGAAGCGTTCAATGCGGCCCTGTTGGAATTTCTTAGCCGCTTATAG
- a CDS encoding electron transfer flavoprotein-ubiquinone oxidoreductase — MPFDVVIVGAGPAGLATAIRLKQLAPDREVCVLEKGSEIGAHILSGAVLESRALDELIPDWKDKGAPITTPVSEERFYFLTGSSGFGLPGLFLPPPMRNRGNHIISLGSLCRWLGEQAEALGVEIYPGFAATETLYDEDGGVKGVATGDMGIAKSGEPGPNYQPGIELHGRVTVFAEGCRGSLGKQLIAHFELAGDQPQTYGIGLKELWEIDPAKHRPGLIIHTAGWPLDSKTYGGSFLYHLEDNLVSVGFVVGLNYANPYLSPYEELQRFKTHPKVRRVFEGGRRVAYGARALNEGGAQCLTKLAFPGGVLVGCEAGTLNMAKIKGTHTAMKSGMLAAEAIFEAFETGTDEEAGPLTLDGYAEAFRQSWAWDELYRARNVRPAFEWGLWGGTLYTGIDQLLLRGRAPWTLRHTHTDHAATRPAKNFKPIAYPKADGTLTFDRLTNVSFSATNHEENQPSHLKLADEAVPIATNLTTYAALEERYCPAGVYEIVDEDGEQRLQINAQNCLHCKTCDIKDPIQNITWTVPEGGGGPNYPNM; from the coding sequence ATGCCATTCGACGTGGTGATCGTCGGTGCCGGCCCTGCCGGCCTGGCGACTGCGATCCGGCTCAAACAGCTGGCGCCTGACCGCGAAGTCTGCGTGCTCGAAAAGGGCTCGGAGATCGGCGCCCATATCCTCTCCGGCGCGGTACTTGAATCGCGCGCCCTCGACGAGCTGATTCCCGACTGGAAAGACAAGGGCGCGCCGATCACAACCCCCGTTAGCGAAGAGCGGTTTTATTTTCTCACCGGGTCCAGTGGCTTCGGCTTACCGGGCCTCTTCCTGCCGCCGCCCATGCGCAACCGCGGCAACCACATTATTAGCCTCGGCAGTCTGTGCCGCTGGCTGGGCGAGCAGGCGGAGGCGCTCGGCGTCGAAATTTATCCCGGGTTCGCGGCGACCGAAACGCTGTATGACGAAGATGGTGGCGTCAAAGGCGTCGCTACCGGCGACATGGGCATCGCCAAGTCCGGCGAGCCAGGCCCCAACTACCAGCCCGGCATAGAGCTACACGGCAGGGTTACAGTATTTGCCGAAGGCTGTCGCGGCAGCCTCGGCAAGCAGCTCATCGCACACTTCGAACTCGCCGGCGACCAGCCCCAAACCTATGGCATCGGCCTCAAGGAGCTGTGGGAGATCGACCCGGCCAAGCACCGGCCGGGGCTGATCATACACACTGCCGGCTGGCCGCTGGATTCGAAGACCTATGGCGGCTCGTTCCTCTATCACCTCGAGGACAATCTGGTCTCGGTCGGCTTCGTCGTAGGCCTCAACTATGCCAACCCCTATCTCAGTCCCTACGAGGAGCTGCAGCGCTTCAAGACCCACCCCAAGGTGCGCAGGGTCTTCGAAGGCGGCCGGCGGGTAGCCTATGGTGCGCGCGCGCTCAACGAGGGCGGTGCCCAGTGCCTGACCAAGCTCGCCTTTCCGGGCGGCGTACTGGTGGGCTGCGAGGCCGGCACCCTCAACATGGCAAAGATCAAAGGCACTCATACCGCGATGAAGTCCGGCATGTTAGCGGCCGAAGCGATCTTCGAGGCCTTCGAAACCGGCACCGACGAGGAAGCGGGGCCGCTGACCCTCGACGGCTATGCCGAGGCCTTCCGCCAATCCTGGGCCTGGGACGAACTCTATCGTGCCCGCAACGTACGCCCCGCCTTCGAGTGGGGCCTGTGGGGTGGCACGCTCTATACTGGCATCGACCAATTACTGCTGCGCGGTCGTGCCCCCTGGACCCTGCGCCATACCCATACCGACCATGCTGCGACACGTCCGGCCAAAAATTTCAAGCCCATCGCCTATCCCAAAGCGGACGGCACACTAACCTTCGACCGCCTGACCAACGTCTCATTCTCAGCCACCAACCACGAGGAAAACCAGCCCTCGCACCTCAAGCTCGCCGACGAGGCCGTGCCCATTGCCACGAACCTCACCACCTATGCGGCGCTCGAGGAGCGCTACTGCCCTGCCGGGGTCTACGAGATCGTCGACGAAGACGGCGAGCAGCGCCTGCAGATCAACGCGCAGAACTGCCTGCACTGTAAGACCTGTGACATCAAGGACCCGATCCAGAACATCACCTGGACGGTGCCGGAAGGCGGCGGTGGCCCGAACTATCCAAACATGTAG
- a CDS encoding peroxidase-related enzyme (This protein belongs to a clade of uncharacterized proteins related to peroxidases such as the alkylhydroperoxidase AhpD.) has protein sequence MNGTVSRFPVPDVASLPDDLRERILTVQEKTEFVPNVFLALAHRPEELRAFLAFHDALMDKEGGLTQVEREMIVVATSGANGCQYCVIAHGAILRIRAKDPLVADQIAINYRKADITPRQRAMLAFALKVAQDSAAIDDEDYAALHAHGFSDEDIWDIGAITAFFALSNRMANLIGMRPNAEFYTMGR, from the coding sequence ATGAACGGTACCGTCAGTCGTTTTCCTGTGCCGGATGTAGCTTCGCTTCCCGACGATTTGCGGGAGCGGATTCTCACGGTGCAAGAAAAAACGGAGTTCGTGCCAAACGTGTTTTTGGCACTGGCGCACAGGCCTGAGGAGTTGCGCGCCTTCCTAGCCTTTCATGATGCACTGATGGACAAGGAAGGTGGGCTAACCCAGGTCGAGCGGGAGATGATCGTGGTTGCTACCTCAGGGGCCAATGGTTGTCAGTACTGCGTTATCGCACATGGGGCGATTCTGCGCATCCGCGCCAAGGATCCGCTGGTGGCAGACCAGATCGCGATCAATTACCGCAAGGCCGACATCACGCCGCGCCAGCGCGCCATGCTCGCCTTTGCGCTCAAGGTAGCGCAGGACTCGGCGGCAATCGACGACGAGGATTACGCAGCCCTGCACGCACACGGCTTCTCAGATGAGGATATCTGGGATATCGGCGCCATCACTGCCTTCTTCGCGCTATCCAACCGCATGGCTAACCTCATCGGCATGCGGCCCAATGCTGAGTTCTACACGATGGGGCGTTGA
- a CDS encoding class I SAM-dependent methyltransferase, producing the protein MSETFAERMVDIYTGSMLTNMLDIGYRTGLLEAAARGPATSAELAARAGLDERYVREWLGSMATGGIFTYEIEGKIYTLPEDRIAVLTGDRAANVAPVSGIMNHFVKHVPKLVEAFRRGGGVPYEDYWPEFTCFSSDVWRRIFDEKLTDGFLSAVPGLNGRLAAGIEVLDIGCGDGHAVNVMAEAFPASRFRGYDITAAGLADATAEAERMGLKNTHFERVDVTALSTEPTFDVITAFDSIHDQFAPDVVLHRIREALADDGIFVMVDFKFSSDIANNLDNRFAPIHYGISVMHCMTVSLAQGGAGLGTVWGIEKACEMLAEAGFGDVEVVDSPRPQNCIYICRA; encoded by the coding sequence ATGAGTGAAACCTTCGCTGAGCGTATGGTCGATATCTATACAGGCAGCATGCTAACAAACATGCTCGACATTGGCTACCGCACGGGCCTGCTGGAGGCGGCGGCGCGAGGCCCAGCTACGAGCGCTGAGCTGGCGGCACGCGCGGGCCTCGACGAGCGATACGTGCGCGAGTGGCTAGGATCGATGGCAACGGGCGGCATCTTCACCTACGAGATCGAGGGCAAGATATACACCCTGCCGGAGGACCGCATCGCCGTACTGACGGGCGACCGCGCGGCCAACGTCGCGCCGGTCAGTGGCATCATGAACCATTTCGTCAAGCACGTGCCCAAGCTAGTCGAAGCCTTCCGTCGCGGCGGCGGCGTGCCCTACGAGGACTATTGGCCCGAGTTCACCTGCTTCTCGTCTGACGTCTGGCGGAGAATTTTCGATGAAAAACTGACCGACGGCTTCCTCAGCGCCGTGCCAGGGCTCAACGGTCGCCTGGCCGCCGGTATCGAAGTCCTCGACATCGGCTGTGGCGACGGCCACGCCGTCAATGTCATGGCCGAGGCCTTCCCGGCATCGCGCTTTCGTGGCTACGATATCACGGCCGCCGGGCTCGCGGATGCGACGGCCGAGGCTGAACGCATGGGTCTGAAAAATACACACTTCGAGCGGGTCGATGTGACAGCACTTTCCACTGAGCCAACGTTCGACGTCATTACCGCCTTCGATTCCATCCACGACCAGTTCGCGCCTGACGTGGTACTGCACCGCATTCGCGAGGCGCTAGCCGACGACGGCATCTTCGTGATGGTCGACTTCAAGTTCTCAAGCGACATCGCCAACAATCTCGACAACCGCTTTGCACCGATCCACTACGGCATCAGCGTCATGCACTGCATGACCGTCTCTCTGGCCCAGGGCGGTGCCGGCCTCGGCACCGTCTGGGGCATCGAGAAAGCTTGCGAGATGCTCGCGGAGGCAGGCTTCGGTGATGTCGAAGTCGTGGATTCTCCGCGGCCGCAAAACTGTATCTACATCTGCCGCGCCTGA
- a CDS encoding cupin domain-containing protein — translation MSEWNFVHNEAANAEWKEGLRNIFDYRDLGIEAGTNGDYIAHIVKTNGRKMEDEVQNWHVHDCTFQFVMVLKGWARFEYASQGEHTIRKGDAILQTPQLPHREIVCSDDFEVLEIVAPANFETRVVDPPA, via the coding sequence ATGAGCGAGTGGAATTTTGTTCACAACGAGGCTGCAAACGCCGAGTGGAAAGAGGGCCTGCGCAACATCTTCGACTACCGCGACCTCGGCATCGAAGCCGGGACCAATGGCGATTACATCGCCCATATCGTCAAAACCAACGGGCGGAAGATGGAGGATGAGGTGCAAAACTGGCATGTGCACGACTGCACTTTCCAGTTCGTCATGGTGCTTAAGGGCTGGGCGCGCTTCGAATATGCCAGTCAGGGCGAGCACACCATCCGCAAGGGTGACGCGATTTTGCAGACGCCGCAATTACCTCACCGCGAGATAGTCTGCTCGGACGACTTCGAGGTGCTGGAGATCGTGGCACCGGCGAACTTCGAGACGCGGGTGGTAGATCCACCCGCCTGA
- a CDS encoding sorbosone dehydrogenase family protein, with amino-acid sequence MLLRTFLPLTFIAGCTTAAELPLERIRLPEGFSISLYAEGVDNARQMALGANGTLFVGSRSAGNVYALVDRDSDQRADESFVIDFGLRMPTGLAFRDGALYVGAISLILRYDDIEERLANPPEPVVVKGDLPRDTHHGWKYLGFGPDGKLYVPVGAPCNVCEPPPPFATIQRMDPDGRNMETYASGIRNSVGFAFHPGTGDLWFTDNGRDRMGDNLPPGELNHARAAGLHFGYPYCHGGSVVDPRYGGEKGCDNGYEPPAQALGAHVAPLGVTFYTGDMFPPAYRNQVFIAEHGSWDRSAKIGYRVMLVRLDVAGKATSYEPFAEGWLKGQSNWGRPADVLVMPDGALLVTDDQAGAIYRIAYRE; translated from the coding sequence ATGTTGTTGAGAACGTTTTTGCCGCTCACCTTTATTGCCGGCTGCACCACCGCAGCTGAGCTGCCGCTGGAGCGCATCCGCCTGCCCGAAGGCTTCTCGATCTCGCTCTATGCCGAAGGCGTAGACAACGCTCGGCAGATGGCACTCGGCGCAAACGGCACGCTTTTCGTCGGCTCACGTTCAGCCGGCAACGTCTATGCCTTGGTGGATCGCGACAGCGACCAGCGCGCCGACGAAAGTTTCGTCATCGATTTCGGCCTGCGCATGCCGACCGGTCTCGCTTTTCGCGATGGCGCGCTTTATGTCGGCGCGATCAGCCTGATCCTGCGCTACGACGACATCGAGGAACGCCTTGCCAATCCCCCGGAGCCGGTAGTGGTAAAAGGTGACCTGCCGCGCGATACCCACCACGGCTGGAAATATCTTGGCTTCGGGCCGGATGGAAAGCTCTATGTGCCTGTTGGCGCGCCCTGCAATGTCTGCGAACCGCCGCCGCCCTTCGCGACCATCCAGCGCATGGACCCTGACGGCCGCAATATGGAGACCTACGCCAGCGGGATCCGCAATTCGGTCGGCTTCGCCTTCCATCCCGGGACCGGCGATCTTTGGTTTACCGACAACGGACGCGACCGCATGGGCGATAACCTGCCGCCGGGTGAGCTTAATCACGCGCGTGCAGCAGGGCTGCATTTCGGCTATCCCTATTGCCACGGCGGCAGCGTCGTCGATCCGCGCTATGGTGGCGAGAAGGGCTGCGACAATGGCTACGAGCCACCGGCACAAGCCTTGGGGGCCCACGTGGCACCCCTCGGCGTGACTTTCTACACCGGCGACATGTTCCCGCCCGCCTACCGCAACCAGGTCTTCATCGCCGAACACGGCTCATGGGACCGCTCAGCCAAGATCGGCTACCGAGTGATGCTGGTGCGCCTTGACGTGGCCGGCAAAGCAACATCCTACGAGCCCTTCGCCGAAGGATGGCTCAAGGGTCAGTCCAACTGGGGCCGTCCGGCCGACGTGCTGGTCATGCCCGACGGCGCCCTACTGGTCACCGATGACCAAGCCGGCGCGATCTACCGCATCGCCTACCGCGAGTAA